CCCGGGCGGCGGCCAGGGAGTTTCGTTGTCGATCTCGACGGGTCGATGATCGGCCAGGTCCTGCTCAGGAGAGCAACGGAGCACCGTTGCTCCGCTGCTGTGGGGAAGGTGGATCTCGGATACCTGTTCCTGCCGCGGGCGTGGGGATCCGGGTATGCCGCCGAGGCGTGCGCGGCGGCACTGGACTGGCTCGAGGACGTCCTTCCAGGTGAGCTGGTGGTGCTCGCCACTCAGACCGCCAACGTCCGTTCGATGCGTCTCGCTGCGAAGCTGGGGTTTATCGAAGTGGAACGGTTTCGGGCCTGGGACGCCGATCAGTGGCTCGGCCTGAGGTCTGCGGTGCCGCCCTCCGATTGAGCCCGACACCAGCCGGGATCACCTTTGAGCACCTGACGCTTCCGGAACCAGAGCCAGCGGCGCGAAGGCGAGTTGCTCGTCGAATGGCTGCCGGGGCCGAAGGCAGTGGCGGTGGTGTCCGATCACCAGACGCCCCGGACATGGAATAGCTGCCGAGAACCATGAAGTTGACCCGGACATGTGGAGCAGCGAACACCTCGACCTCGACGCCTACCTCGCCCACCTCGGGTACGAGGGCGACCGGACGCCCACTCTCGAGACACTGCGCGCCCTGCAGCGCGCACACGTGCTGACCGTGCGCTGGGACACCCTCGACAGCTTCCTGTACCGCCAGGTGCGGCTCGACGTGCCCTCGGTCCAGGACAAGCTCATACGCCGGAGCCGGGGCGGCTATTGCTACGAGCACGTCGTGCTCTTCGCCGCCGCGCTGGAGAAGCTCGGGTTCCGCTTCACCGCCGTCTCCGGCCGGGTGCAACTGGGCGCGGACTCCGCCAACCCCCGCCCAGCGACCCACGCGATGCTGATCGTGGACCTGGACGGCACACGCTGGCTGAACGACATCGGCTTCGGCGACAGCCCTCTGGAGCCCATCGAACTGGTCGACGGCGGCCGCAGCCAAGCGGACCCGTGGCCGTACCTACTGCACTGGCAGGACATCACTCACGGCTCCCCAGGCTGGGCGGTGCACCATCGCAGGGACGATTCGAAAGGGCCAGAAGGCTGGGTGGTGCGGCAGGTCTTCACCGAAACCCCCCAATACCCCGTCGACTACGCGGTCGGCAACCACTTCGTGGCCACGCATGACCGCTCCCCGTTCGTCACCCGCCCGTACATCCAGCGGCGGGGCACGGACCGGTACGACACGCTCGACGCGCTGGTCTGGACGACGGAACGCCCGGGCCGGGACCGGGTGACGGAAACCGTCGGGCCGCACGAGGTGCCCAAGCTGCTCGACGACGTCTTCGGGATCCGCACGGACCCCGAGGAAGCCAGCCTGCTGGTGAGCCGGCTGAGGGAGCTGGACTCAGTCCGGCTCCGCCCCGAACCCACGCCCCGGTGAAGCGAATCTGATCAGCCGCCCAGGCGCTGCCACGGACGCAGCCGCTCGAGAAGATAGTTCGCCGTGAGCGCGGCGCCCCCGGTAACGACGACGCCCATCACTACCAGCGCATGCCGATGGCGGAGAGCTGTTCCACCCGATCCGGGGACAGGGTGGCGGTCCGGCTGCGCTGGTTGTTGATCCATGCCCCGAGTCGGAGCTTCCGCTGTTCCTAGTCTTCGCCGACGCCGATCTGTTTGATTGGGGCTTGCGCGGGGTCTTGCTGGTCGTTGACGGTGGTGGGGGGCGAGGGGGAAGGGGTCTGAGTGGCCAAGGTAGGCGGGAGGGTTGTTCAGCCGCTGACGGTGCGGAGGAAGTGTTCGGCGTCTTGCGGTTCGCCGAGTCGGCCCATTTCCAGCCAGGAGCCGTCGGTGAACGCGAGTCGGAAGGTGGCGTACCCGCGTGGCTGGCCCGACTCACCCTCGATCCGGGCTTGGTCGAGGGTGAACTCCGTGACGGTCTGGAAATCGTCGGCCTTGGTCGGCGACAGCCGACGGCGAGGGGACGCTGCCACGCAGACGCGGTCGCGGGTCAGCATGACCAGGCGCTTGGGGCTGGGCGAGTACCCGTACCAACGCAGCAGCAGCTGGCCCGCGGTCAGGTTCCAGTCCCCGTCGAAGACCCCGTTGGTCGGGTCCTGCCCGCGATCCCTCTCACGAGAGCGGCCACGGCCGGAACGCTGTGTGTCAGGCGGAGTCCGCGGCTGTCCGGTCTGACCGCCACGGCTGCGTCCCGACAGCCGTTGGTCAAGTCTACGGCCGAGATGCCCCAACAAGATCATCGGCACGACCACGAAGAAGAACACCACAGCCCCGGCATACCACAACCAGTGGTGGCGCGATTTCAGGCGTCCTTTGCCTGCAGCACGGTGAACGTCCTCGGGCGGTACGGGGATGGGCTTGTGGATCTCACACCAGACCAAGGCCACGGGTTCCTCGCCCAGGATCTTCCGCGCCCGCCGCTGCACCTTGCCCTTCGCCATGCCGAAGATCCTAGTGCCGGCCTTCTACCAGTGGGCGGTGGGAAAGCAGTTGGTGGCTGAAGCCCCTCTCCCTCAGCGAGACCGGCCGACGCCGCCGTCCGGGTTGTCGTTCGCGTCGAGCCGGTCGAGTGCAGCCGGGACCGCGACGGTTCCACAGACCTACCCCCACGGCGAGGCCGACGAGAGGATCGAGTGACTGTCGGCGGCATCCGGTAGACGCAGGCGGGACGTCGAGGTCCGCGGACATGACGTCACCGGGTTGGTCCAGGCCGCTGGATCTCGCGGAACGCGGCCTACTCCGACTTTGATGGTCCGCACCGGCATGCGGATCTCCGAGCAGTCAGCGGTGACTGACGTGGAGTTGCCAGCGGAGCCAGGGACTGCTGCTGGATTTCGCAGGTTCTGGCTGCCGGAGGCAATTGCGAAGGGCAGGCCGACCTGCTGGGTCCACGTTCCCTGCTCGGTGGTGAGGGACCTGACCGACCACCGCGACGTCCGCGCCGAGATGATCGCCGGTGCCCAGGCTGCCGGTCCCTACCGCCAACAAGATCGATTCCGCTGGCCGAGTGGTCTCGGCCGTGACCCATATCAGGGGCCTCCCGTGCTACGAAGTGTCGGTGAAGGAATCCACCGGGCTCCTTA
The Streptomyces fungicidicus DNA segment above includes these coding regions:
- a CDS encoding arylamine N-acetyltransferase family protein — translated: MWSSEHLDLDAYLAHLGYEGDRTPTLETLRALQRAHVLTVRWDTLDSFLYRQVRLDVPSVQDKLIRRSRGGYCYEHVVLFAAALEKLGFRFTAVSGRVQLGADSANPRPATHAMLIVDLDGTRWLNDIGFGDSPLEPIELVDGGRSQADPWPYLLHWQDITHGSPGWAVHHRRDDSKGPEGWVVRQVFTETPQYPVDYAVGNHFVATHDRSPFVTRPYIQRRGTDRYDTLDALVWTTERPGRDRVTETVGPHEVPKLLDDVFGIRTDPEEASLLVSRLRELDSVRLRPEPTPR
- a CDS encoding helicase associated domain-containing protein, which produces MNNQRSRTATLSPDRVEQLSAIGMRW
- a CDS encoding GNAT family N-acetyltransferase, producing the protein MDDLGPVAWPPAPIKTERLVLREPEARDRASFVELHASSEVHSYLGGPRPRDELEREMPEVPGRRPGSFVVDLDGSMIGQVLLRRATEHRCSAAVGKVDLGYLFLPRAWGSGYAAEACAAALDWLEDVLPGELVVLATQTANVRSMRLAAKLGFIEVERFRAWDADQWLGLRSAVPPSD